aaaattcaggggtccctacgactccttgaccACTGTACCACGCCTCGTAATAATATCACATGTTTTGGTCGTATTTACGTATGTTCACGGTCGGATTTCGAGCATTAATAGTCGACATCGTTTCCTGTTTTAAGGCGCATTCATCCGTAGTGCGAGCAGCTATGTTAGGCAACGTTAAAATGGTCAGTTTACCGTCGGACGAGGAAAACAATTTAAGAGGCAAAGAATTAGCTGAAGCCGTGAAAAAAGACATCGCGGATGGCTTAATTCCATTTTACGTGAGTTGAAATATGGTTATAGcttgaatttttcatgaaaaagtttccAGATTCATCTAAAACCGATTTTCAGAGAAATGGTAATAAATAGGCAGTCATTATTTTGACGATGGGGTTTCATTAAATCTCAAAACTTTGAGACGaataaacttttcaaataTCGTTATCGTGGGGGGATTATTCATTATCCGTTTATAGCCTTCTATAATGTAGCTGTTTTACGAAATGTAGGTCGAATTACGAAATATTTccgattttcattatttcagttgGTAGCTACACTAGGCACGACAGCTTGCTGCGCATTTGATAAACTactagaactgggtccagtgtGTGAGTAGATGAActtatttgaatagaaattgtcTTCGTATCAATACTCTTGATTATACAGATATGTTCATTCATTTGCAGGTGAAGAATACAATATTTGGATGCACGTAGATGCAGCTTATGCTGGAAGTTCGTTTGTTTGTGATGAGTATCGACCATATTTGGATGGTGTTGAAGTATGTATACACACATATTGTGAGGTTTTCGTTAAAACGACATGTAcctgaattttaattttatttgtttcttttttctcgCAGTTCGCTCAGTCATTCAACTTCAACCCTCACAAGTGGATGTTAGTAAATTTTGACTGCTCCGCTATGTGGTAAGTATTGCTTATAGGATACCGGCACTCACTAGATGGCGCAACAAAACACAGGATCTTTTGAAGTGAAAATCcataaattttcaatgaaatttgaacttgatttttagGCTGCCGAACCCAAAACTTATCAAACACTTCATTTATCAAACGTTCATCAGTGTTTAAAGCTTTTACTGTTCTGCTATTACAGGTTGAAGGATGCGTCGCATGTCGTCGACGCTTTCAACGTTGACCCCTTATACCTCAAACACGATCACCAAAGTGTCGCTCCTGACTACAGAGTAAGTATCTCTACTAAACGCACCATGTCTGCTTGCAGTCAATAGTCCAACAACTTGTTTTACTTAGTTAGCTCAACGTCCTATAGAACTAACgtaaatcatttttcagcATTGGCAGATACCCCTGGGACGTCGTTTTAGATCTCTGAAATTGTGGTTTGTGATGAGACTTTACGGTGTACAAGGAATTCAAGATCATATACGAGAGGTACGACTGCTGCTATACGCTGCTGACTTATACAGCTGTTTAGAAATGAcgtatgatattttcattattctatGTGTTGTTATCCTTGCAGCAAATCAGATTAGCTCACGTTTTCGAGAGAAAAGTTATAAACGATGatcgatttgaaatattcggtAAAGTGACGATGGGTTTAGTGTGCTTCAGATTAAAAGTAAGTTCGATTTCGAGATTGCAAACGAAATCTAtttatctagaattaaaatcttAAGTCTAAAGATAGAATGTTTCAGTCCTCCTCTAGTGACTTTCTTCAGGTTTGAAGAAATACATAAAAAGTGGCATATAAATGGAGCTTGTTCGAGGGGGAATAAGTTACATTATACCACATTGTGTCTTTTtatgtttgattttgatgatagatTGTGAAAAAGTTGGTTTTAGTCTTATCATCTATTCTCTACGTCAGAGTTTACAGGTCATTCTACTAGTAACGGGCATGCTactgaaaagaaaacatttcgGAGTTCCCAAGTTTGGGGGCAAATACAAAATAGGAATTTGTTATAACGTGTTTGTTTCTGTCTATTCGATAGAATTGTTCAAATGAAATCAACGAAGCTCTGCTGAAGCGAATCAACGCGGACGGACGAATTCACATCACTCCGTCGAAAGTGAAGGAAACGTACTTTTTGCGAGTGGCCGTCTGCTCGCGACGAACTGAAGAGAAAGACATGGATTACGCGTGGGACGTCATTACCGAACTCACCGACAAACTGATGATCGACTCAGAAAACGGGACCGTTTCGGTCAACGGTTCTCCGCAAAACGGCCATTAATATTCACTCCACTCTATCTCTCTCTTAAAATGATAATCATGATGATGCAAAACATGACTTCGACgaattatattttgtaaaatatgaaatgctACCAGTGTATTGAGGGATCTTTACATGAATACTGTTCGTGTATTAGTGCCATGTTTACTATTATAAAGAGGGATCATTGTTTACATATATAGTATTtgtatagatatatattatattatacttGTATTGGACATTATCACTTCAGGTTTTATCAAGGTCAACGATTTTTGTATGTAATTTTTACGCTTTTCTTTAATTCAGGGTAAAAACCGTTTCTGATGAGTAATTATTTTATCGTTTCCCCAAAATTAGTTGATTTCAATTCCTGTATATTGTTATAACTCTATGTTGCCAAATATATTGGCAAAAATATAATGGGGATTATATCCAAGGGGGAGCAGCAGGTTAAGTTAACTGGTGGGTAATTGACTTTGTGACTATCAAAACTGGGTCTAGTGTCGCAAATTAAAGGATTTAACTCCTTAATTTATTTAAAGATAAAccgaataaacgcagaaattaaactttttcatgtcAACATTTTTCAGACAGTTAAACTGTAACAGTCTTAAACCGATTGAGCGACTGTCCCCTTAGTATTCAGTCTTCTATCTTCACCATTTTTTCTTGCaatttcaactgattttaaGGCGTTAACCAAGGTTTActgcattttattttttccccaCAACGAATTTATTTCCTATTAATTCATGTTCTAACagtgataatgatttattttcgaatTGATTTTTTCGTAACTAGAAATTTAGAATCGAATCTATGTACCGTATATCTTTTCagaaatttatttatgaaataaaattctaGATGATTGTTCAAACAAATGATATTTCTCCTTTCATGGTTTGTAGTAGTAAAGCTTAAGAGGAAAAAGTAgtgacaatttattttttgtcagGGCCAGAGAAACCCGAAAAAGGGCAGCTCCATAGGATATAACATTGCTATTTGCAAAACGggcacttttccaaaatttctggGGGAATCCCCCTGCTTTTCAGGGAATTGTGCCCagtaaaataattgcacttttTGTAAAAATTAAGCACAAATCTTATTTTCCAAAAAGTTACACGAAGTACACTCACAACGAACCAAGTCCTTGTGCGTTCCTTTCATGGATCAGGCTCATACGGGTGATAGGTCAATGTTGATATAGATAGGGGGTAGAGCTTGAAGAGACCAAAATCCAGGACGAATCAACagaaaaacttcaaaatcaagattttCCATTCTATTCTACACTTTTACTAATATATTATACAGATGTTTATACACATTCATTATAGACGCATATTACATggaatgatatttcattccGGAGGTCATGATGAACACTATACCCAGCTTTCCGCACAGACATGTATGTCTTTATTCGCAAGGCTTATTGAACATATTATCTACTATTTCGTTATTTTGACTAGAACACTGGTCTTTCGTTTAGAATGATATACATTAATAACGACGTTTAAGTCAGATCTACAAATGCATTTTCCAACTAATATTTGAAGACCAGCCTTAAAACTCGAAATTTAGCAAATCTGACGCTAAAATGGCCTACATTACATATACCGGGTACCTCCTTTACTTTAAACATCTATCTTAATGACTAAGACACATCATACTCAGTTCCGATATGACACACAATTATTAATAcaatatattgatgataaatatgaatttcataaTTGAAAACTAGATGCGAAGATTAATATGTCTTTTAGCTTCTATATCTGCTACTATTTCTATTAAACGCAACAcggttttttctttattcgaAGCGACGTTTTGATTCATATCCTGCAGTTGTCGAGCCATAGCATCGTCGATTGTTTGTTGCATGTTCCCTTTCGAACCCATCGTCTAAAATaggaaaaaacaaaatgcaCGAATATTGAAAAAGCAGTTTTAAGATCATGAGGTCATTTGACTGCAGTTTAGAGAGGTACCGGTATTCTAAAACCATTGGTCACTCCGAATGGCTCGTAAACCCAAAGTTCACAGGTTCTGATCCTGGTGATAGCAAAGTTTCTTGATCGAAGGATCATAAAACACTTTTATGCCAACGATGATTATTTCCCTGCtgccttttttagattttaagattC
This Tubulanus polymorphus chromosome 7, tnTubPoly1.2, whole genome shotgun sequence DNA region includes the following protein-coding sequences:
- the LOC141907975 gene encoding aromatic-L-amino-acid decarboxylase-like, producing the protein MENANSPPAKKLGMNAEEFRRRGKEMVDYIADYIETIEERNVFPKIQPGYLHKLIPTEAPQTPDKWDDVMNDIERVIMPGVTHWHSPKFLAYFPTANSYPAICADMLSDAIGCIGFSWISSPACTELEVVMMDWLGKMLKLPEQFISGGKGGGVIQGTASEATLVGLLGARAKTIAELKESRPELTDAEITSKLVAYCSDQAHSSVVRAAMLGNVKMVSLPSDEENNLRGKELAEAVKKDIADGLIPFYLVATLGTTACCAFDKLLELGPVCEEYNIWMHVDAAYAGSSFVCDEYRPYLDGVEFAQSFNFNPHKWMLVNFDCSAMWLKDASHVVDAFNVDPLYLKHDHQSVAPDYRHWQIPLGRRFRSLKLWFVMRLYGVQGIQDHIREQIRLAHVFERKVINDDRFEIFGKVTMGLVCFRLKNCSNEINEALLKRINADGRIHITPSKVKETYFLRVAVCSRRTEEKDMDYAWDVITELTDKLMIDSENGTVSVNGSPQNGH